In Marinobacter sp. M3C, the genomic stretch CATGTCCCGCAAATCATACATGCCCATGCCAGTGGTGTTTATGTAAAGGTCAGCCAGATTCGACAAGGGTTCCAGCAGTTTTTTTTCTGAGCTAATGGCTTCGCGCAATGACGTGTGATCGTCGCTCAGTGGGTGCTTGCGTCGGGTAGCATGAAAGCGTTGCAGCAGAGATTGCTCGTCGGCGTCTAAAAATATGATTTCAGTGCTGACGCCGGTGTCCTTCAGGCGTCCGTGAATATCTTCGAAATTGGCCAGTTCACCGGACAGGTTGCGCGCGTCTATACTCACCGCCATTTTGTGCAGGCGGCCGGCAGGCTCTTGTGCGGCAGCTTCTTTGGTCAGCGGGAACAGAAGGCCAATGGGTAAGTTGTCGATGCAGTAGAAACCCAGATCTTCAAGAACGTGCAACGCGGTACTTTTACCCGATCCGGAGCGGCCGCTAACAATAATCAGTTTCATCGTTAATACCCCTTTGAGTGCGAACGGTCGAAGTGGATCCGGTCAAGACAGATTAGCGTCCCGAGGTCATACGTTGAAATAGGGTAATGGCATCTTCCGACTGGCGCAGACGGTCACAAAAAGCCCGGTCGTTGAATTTTTCTGCAAGCTGGCTAAGCAGCTCAAGATGCTCGCTGGTGGCTTCTTTTGGCACAACCAGAGCAAAAACTAAATCCACCGGCTGGTTGTCAATGGCATCGAAGTCCACGCTTTCGCTGAGGGTGATGAGAAGGCCAATAACGTGCTCCAGGCCTTCCAGGCGGCAGTGGGGAATAGCGATGCCCTGGCCGATTCCGGTAGACCCCAGGCGCTCGCGGGCAATCAGATTGCTGAATATCTGAGTGTTGCCCAAGGTGGCGTTATGCAGGTGAATTTGCTCTGCAATAAACTCAAGAACCCTTTTCTTGCTGGACGCTGGCACGTTAC encodes the following:
- the rapZ gene encoding RNase adapter RapZ, with amino-acid sequence MKLIIVSGRSGSGKSTALHVLEDLGFYCIDNLPIGLLFPLTKEAAAQEPAGRLHKMAVSIDARNLSGELANFEDIHGRLKDTGVSTEIIFLDADEQSLLQRFHATRRKHPLSDDHTSLREAISSEKKLLEPLSNLADLYINTTGMGMYDLRDMVKQRVVGRKDQELALLFQSFGFKHGVPVDSDYVFDVRCLPNPHWDTSLRKFTGMDQPVIDFLENEPMSAKMVQEIIAFLTSWLPAFSDSNRSYMTISIGCTGGQHRSVYVCEQMGAHFRQHSNNVQVRHSELLHLNTVQDA
- the ptsN gene encoding PTS IIA-like nitrogen regulatory protein PtsN; the encoded protein is MSETSLTIETILAPELTLCNVPASSKKRVLEFIAEQIHLHNATLGNTQIFSNLIARERLGSTGIGQGIAIPHCRLEGLEHVIGLLITLSESVDFDAIDNQPVDLVFALVVPKEATSEHLELLSQLAEKFNDRAFCDRLRQSEDAITLFQRMTSGR